The following is a genomic window from Hymenobacter chitinivorans DSM 11115.
CATCGGCATCATGGCCAGCTGGATGGACGTGCAGCCCTACCTGGCCAGCCTGGGCGTGAAGTTTCATGAGGTGTATGCCGAGCAGTCAAAGCAGAAGAATGCCGACTTCGCCGCGGCCGCCAAAGGCGACTACAAAGCCGTGCAGGCCAACCTGACGGCCATTGCCACGGGCTTTTTGGGCGACGTGCGCACCAACCGGGGCAGCCGCCTCGATACCAAACTTTTCGAGAAATCCGGTGCCGCGGCCGGCAAAACCTTCTTCGCCAGCCAGGCCGGCGACATTGGCCTCATCGACGCCATCGGCTCCTTTTCGGATGCCATTGGCGAGTGCGTGCGCCTGGTGCAGGCCGGCGGCGCAGGCAAGTAACCATACATCTCTTTTTCAAGCACATACCATGAAGCTTTTCGGGAACAAAACCACCGCTACACCCCTGACCCTGGGCGCCGCTATGCTGGCGCTGGTGGGCAAAGAAACCGTCTCGGCCGAAGAAGCCGAAGCCGCCAACACGGAGTTGGAGGGCCTCAACATCACCGGTGCCGCGCTGATCAACTCGGCCACCTACGAGGAGCTCAGCGAGAAGGCCGCCCGCGTCGACGCCGCTGAGCAGGCTGCTACCCAAGCCAGCGAGAAGGTCAAGGACCTGGAAGCGGCCAACAAAACCCTCACTGAGGACCGTGACGCGCAGAAGCTGCGGGCCGACAAACTGGGCAAGACGCCCGGTGCCGAGCACACCTCGGCCGTGCGCACGCCCGGCGAGAACGACCTGGCCGATGAGCCCTCGGATGCCGAGGCCAACCAGAAGCTGGTCGAGGCCCTGCACGCTGAAATGCTCAGCTAAGCCGGCGCCACTTCCCTCATTTTTTCACCCATTTGCTTCTATTCGTTACCACTCATGGCTTTAACTATCACCCAGGTCGTCGCTCAGTTTGGCGCCTACTACCTCAACCAGGGCCAGAACCTGTCCCGCCTGTACAGCTTGCTGCGCTCGACGACCAATACCGAGAGCATGTTCACGCCCATCAACACGGACGACACCATCTGGCGCGCCGCCAAAACGATGTTCAGCCGCGTGGTGCAGCCCTTCCAGAAAGCCTTCACCCCGCTGGCCGGCGTGGAGTTCACGCCCGTGGAGATCAAGCAGTTCAAGATGAAGGTCGATGCGCAGGAATATCCGGATGAGCTCGAAGCCACCTGGTTGGGCTTCCTTGACGGCCTTGACGCGGACATCGACCGCAAGACCTGGCCCTTCGTGCGCTGGTACTGCGAGGTGTACCTGATTCCGCAGATCAAGCAGGACATCGAGCACCACGAAATCTACGGCGGGGTGTACGTGGCCCCCGTTGCCGGCACCCCCGGCGCTGCCGGCACGTCGATGGACGGCCTGCGCAAGACCATCAACGGCCACGTGACGGCCGGCCGTATCACGCCCATCATCACCGGTGCGTTGGATGTGACCAACCCCGAGGCCCTGGTGGAGCAGTTCGAGAAGTTTGCCGATGGCATCCACCAGGACTACTGGGACATTCCCATGATCCTGGGCACCTCGCCGGCCGTGGCCCGGGCCTTTTTGCGGGGCCAGGAGCGCAAGTACGGCAAGAACACCGGCGGTGGGGAGCTGGGCAACACCATCCACAAGACCAACATCACGGTGCAGGGCCTGACCTCGCACCGCGGCACCAGCAAAATCTGGTGCACGCCCAAGGGTAACGCCATCGTGCTGCGCAAGCGCATCCAGAACCAGTCCAAGATCATGGTCGAGAGCATCGACCGCTTGCTCAAGTTCTTCACCGACTTCAGCATGGGTATCGGCTTCATCATCCCCGAAATCGTCTTCACCAACGACCAGGATCTGGGCTAACCCCTCGCCCCGGGCCGGCCTCCTACAGCAGGGTGCCGGCCCGCTGGTGAGCCCCTTTTTTCATCCATAAACGCATTTTCACGGCACCATCATGGCCCAGGAAACCCCCGAACAAACCATTGCCCGCCTCACCGCTGAGCTGGAGGCCAAGCAGCGTCTGGTTGACGACCAGAACACCATCATCACCGAGCAGTCGGAGGTGATTGCCAATGCCGAAGCGGCCCAGACGCAGGCCGAGGTGACCATCGTCAGCTACGAGCAGAAGCAGTACCGCGTGCTCGCCAAGCAGTTCAACATCAACGGCAAGGTGGTGAAGGCCGCCGAGCTGGGGCAGGACAAAGAGTCGCTGAAGTACCTGGTGGAGAAGAACAGCGGCCTGCTGCAGCCGGTGGAAAAGGCCCCCGCCAAGCCCAAGGCCAAAGCGGGTGCCGGCACGGAGGCTGAAGCCTAAGCTGCCTTGCAGCCCCTAAACTCATTCGACCATCGTCAAACAGCACCCGTATGGATCTGTCTAAATTAACGTCACTGCCCGGCCTGGAAGGCGTCGACAACACGCCCGGCCTGCGCGGCTACGTGCTCTGGGCGGCCGAGTCATGGTTTGAAACCATCGCCACGGCCCCGGCTTACTCGGCCGCTGCAGCCCCGGGCACGTCGGCCGTCATTGCCACGCCGCACACCTTCCAGGAAGGCTACGGCTTCCTGGAAATCTACATCACCTTGGACTCGAACGAGCTCAAGGCCGAGATTGTCGGGGAGCGGGACGGCCGCGGCCTGAAGGTGAGCTTCGAAGGCTTCCACCCCGGCAACAAACCCGAGTCGCTGGAATTCCTCAACATCGTCAAGAACATCGGCGGCATCATGCTGGTGCCTGACGCCGACGATACCTACATCCAGGTGGGGGCCAAGGGCCTGCCCGTGGAACTGACGCCCAGCTGGGGCTCGGGTAAGCTCTCCAGTGGCCGCCGCGGCACTATGGTGAAGGGCGAGTGCTACGCCACGGCCATCAAGCTCTACAAGGCCAACGTGGTGCATAAGCCGACACCAACGGTTTAAGGCCATGGCAACGAAATCCCTGTACCAGCAGCGGCTACGGCCCGAAGTTGCCGAGAAGTACACAGCCACTATACCGCCCTGTGTTATCGACCTCCACAACCCGCGCCGGCGCATCGATATGACCAAGCTCACCGTGGCTGACGTCGAGGAGCTGGTACAGGACCCTCAGTTTACCTACCTGGTGGCCAAGAAGACGCGCAAAGCAAAACAGCCGCCAGGCGTAGGATAAGGAGCCGTAGGCGGGAGCACTACGGTGGGAGAGGGAAAGGCCCGGGGCAGTGCTCCGGGCTTTTTTGCGTCCTTTTTAGCCGAGGTAGCCGGCGGCAGCTTTGGGGTATGATACCGCCTGAACTCTTCGCCTGGCTGGCCCAGCCGGCTGATTTTGCCGCCGGTGCGGCCCTATATGCGCAGCTGGGTGGCAGCCCGGTGTACCAGCAACTCTTCGCCGCCGGCACCACTGGCTACAGCCGCCAGGTGCTGCGACGTGAGCTGCAGGCACTGGCCAGTAACCCGGCGCCACCAGCGCCCATGGCACCAGCCCCTGCAGTGTCGAAACCTGCCCCAGTGCCGGCACCTGCCGCGCAAGTGACCACCCACGTCGACGCACCCGACCTACCAGTCGTGCGGGCCCAACTGCGGGCCCTGCGGGATGAGCGTAGCCAGCTGCACGCGCAGCTCACGGCCCTGGGGCGCAAGGCCCGCGGTGCTGCGGCGCTGCGGATCCTGGATATTGGCGACGAGGTGACCCGGCTACTCAAGCTCGAGGACCACGTGCTGGCCCATGGCCAGCTGCCGGCCGGCCCGGTGGCGCTGGCCGACATCACCGACGAGGGCGAGCTGCGCCGCCGGCTGAGCAACCTGGTGGCCCTGCGCGCCAAACTGCGCAAGAACGAGAAGCGCGCCGGCGAGCTGCCCGGCGTCGAGGCCGATATCGACCTGATCCGAACCAAACTAAATCGTACTACACGTGTCTGAACAACTGATTCCCCTGAAGTGGAGCACGCAGGAGCGCCGGGTGCGCGACCTGGTGCCGATGGACTACAACCCACGGATCCTGACTGAGGAAGGCCGCCAGCGCCTCACCAACAGCATCCTTAAGTTCAACCTGGCCGAAATCCCGGCCATCAACGCCGACAACCTGGTGCTGGCCGGCCACCAGCGCCTGGCCGTGCTCGTGGACCTGGGCCGTGGCGACGAGCGCATCGACGTGCGCGTGCCCAACCGCCTGCTCACCAAGGCCGAAGTCGACGAGTACAACGTCACCTCGAACGTCGGGGCCGGCCAGTGGGACTACCAGAGCCTGCTCGATAACTTCAGCCACCTGAACCTTGCCAGCATCATGGATGCTACCTCCCTGGAGGCGCTAGCCGCGTTGTCGGCCGTTACCTTGCCGCCGGCTGAGGAGCAGGAGTTCGACCCGGTGCTGCCCAGAATGCCCGTCACGGTGCTGGGCGACGTGTACGAGTTTCGCAGCCATGGGCGCGACTTGGCACACCGCCTGGTGTGTGGTTCCTCCACCGAGGCCGATGTGCTGCAGGCGCTGCTGCAGGGCCGCGGCATCCGGCTCACGCTGACCGACCCGCCCTACAACATCAACTACGAGGGCGGCACCAAGGAGGCGCTTACCATCCTGAACGACAACATGGACAGCGCCGCCTTCCGGGCGTTTCTCTACGACTTCTATTCCAATGCCTACGCCCACATGGAGCCCGGGGCGCCCCTCTACGTGTTCCACGCCGACAGTGAGGGCGCCAGCTTCCGGGACATGCTGCAGCAGGCCGGCCTGAAGCTTTCGCAGTGCCTGATCTGGGTCAAGCAGGCCTTCGTGCTCAGCCGCCAGGACTTTCACTGGCAGCACGAGCCCATTCTCTACGGCTACAAGGACGAGGGCCCGCACCCCTGGTTCTCGGAGCTGCAGGAGTACGTGGAGCAGCACACGCCCATTCTCTACGGCTGGAAGGAGGGAGCTGCCCACCCCTGGTACGCCGACCGCAAGCAAACGACCGTGCTCAAGTTCGACCGGCCCACCCGCAATGCCGAGCACCCGACCATGAAGCCCCTGGACATCCTGGAGTACCTGCTCGATTGCTCCAGCAAGCAGGACGACGTGGTCTTCGACGGCTTTGGCGGCTCGGGCTCGCTGCTGATTGCCTGCGAGAAGACCCAGCGCAGTTGCCACGCCGTGGAGCTGGATCCGCGCTTCTGCGACGTGCACGTGCGCCGCTTTGCCCAGTTCATGCGCGACAACCAGCGCGCCTTCTCCATCTTCCGCAACGGCGTAGAGCTCACTGCCGCCCAACTCGACGAGTATGTCCACGCCGCAGCTGCCTAGTGTACCCGGGCTGAGCCTGCCCACCTCGACGGCCGTCGAGCGCATCTACGCGGCCGCCATCGAGGAGGCCGAGGGCACGGGCCCCGGGCTCTCGGCGTTGTCGCCGGCGGATAAGCTGCGCAACCAGCAGATGGAGGCCGCCTACGCGCTGCTGCTCAACTACCACACCTTCGACCAGGCCTGGCCGCTGCTGGCCAAGCAATTTGGCCTCAGCCGGGCCACCTGCTACCGCCGCCTGGCCGATGCCCAGAACATGATGGGCGACTTGAAGAAGGTCAAGAAGCAGGGTGCCCGGGCCCTGCTCATCAGCCATGCCCAGATGCTCAAGCAGCTCTGCCTGACCCAGCGCCCACCCGACGTGCGCGGGGCGTTGGCCGCGGCCAAGTTCGAGGCCCACCTGATGGGCCTGCACCGGACCGATACGGGCTACGAGGACGCCGGCGGCAACGGCAACACGAGCTACACCATCAACCTGACGGTGCAGGGCGCCCGGGGGCCGAAAACGCATGCCATCGACATCGGCAAGCTCGACGCCATCGAGGATGCGCAGTA
Proteins encoded in this region:
- a CDS encoding DNA modification methylase; translation: MSEQLIPLKWSTQERRVRDLVPMDYNPRILTEEGRQRLTNSILKFNLAEIPAINADNLVLAGHQRLAVLVDLGRGDERIDVRVPNRLLTKAEVDEYNVTSNVGAGQWDYQSLLDNFSHLNLASIMDATSLEALAALSAVTLPPAEEQEFDPVLPRMPVTVLGDVYEFRSHGRDLAHRLVCGSSTEADVLQALLQGRGIRLTLTDPPYNINYEGGTKEALTILNDNMDSAAFRAFLYDFYSNAYAHMEPGAPLYVFHADSEGASFRDMLQQAGLKLSQCLIWVKQAFVLSRQDFHWQHEPILYGYKDEGPHPWFSELQEYVEQHTPILYGWKEGAAHPWYADRKQTTVLKFDRPTRNAEHPTMKPLDILEYLLDCSSKQDDVVFDGFGGSGSLLIACEKTQRSCHAVELDPRFCDVHVRRFAQFMRDNQRAFSIFRNGVELTAAQLDEYVHAAAA